The nucleotide window GTGcattcaattcttccaaagttaATAAAGTATTACCTTCGAGCATAGGTGGTGTAAAGAGTTGAAATTCGGAATCATGATGGGGCCTATCAGAGGAAATCGAAAATTCTAAAACACTATCCGTGTCCGTACTCAAAAGATGAGCCAACATTTTATTTTCATCCAAATCTCTAGCATCACACCAATCACGACCACTACTCCTGGTAAACCGTTTACATGATTTTTCATGGGTTCTCTTAAATCTTTGACGCAATATCAAATCAGGACTACCATGACTTTCTGCTTTATACGTTTCCTGCAAAATGgatattttggaaaaatgATTATAACTAAAAGATCCCGTTGCCGCACTATTGATATCCTTTAATGTCAAAGTCATACTCCGCTAACTTTAAATTCTTTGTGCCATTGCTAATATTGATTGATTATTTTTActattaatttttttttggtGTCAAAAAGTTCACTACTGACACTTCGCGAATAAAGTTGTGTTAGAAAATATAAGTTACATAGTTATACTTCTTAATCGAATAGACCGAATCCCATgtcgtcatcttcactttcttcgtcttcttcagcagcagcttcttccttggtttcttcaccagcagaggcagcagcagcagctgGAGCAGCAGAAGCGTACTTGTCTGGGTTCTCAATTCTGTCAAccaattcttcgatctcTGGGTAGACGTAGTTAGAAGCAATAGCGACAGCCAACAAGTTCTTGTAGTTGTTGATCAAAGTGTGACCGACAGATGGCAAGGTTGGGTAACCAATAGCCAAAGAGATAGAAGCAATGGTGCTCACAGCAGAGACGAAGTGAGAgaccaattcttcatcagtgaTATCCAAGATAGAGGATGGGAAGATTTGACCAGCATCGTAAACTTGaacaatcttcaaaccGTAAGTGAATGGAGAgatgttcaacaagttcaacaaagaagcttCGGATTGACCGACTCTGTTACCAGCTTCAACGACCTTGACATCGGAGacaatttcaatggtacCTCTGGCGATCTTGGTTGGGACACCCAAAGcttggaagaaagaagtCTTACCTGGTTCCATACCGGTGTTCATAGCGGTAACCCAGATATCTTCTGGGGCAACAGCACCAGCTCTGGCTGGAGCAGCAACCTTGTTCTCAATGATAACTTCCTTGatgtctttcaaagattcgTTAGTGAAAACGAAACCAACGTTACCCTTGACGAATGGCAACAATTTTTCGTAGTCTGGCAATTCAGAAACGAAACCTCTGATGGCTCTTCTAACCATGGTGTTCTTACCCATCAAGACAACACCTCTACCTCTCAAGGCCTTTCTGACTTGGTGCATCTGTTGAGAAGCAACATTGTCAACAccaacgatgaagatggatTTGTACTCTTCCAAGTACTCTCTTAGCTTAGCGAAGTATTCAGCTTTCTTTTCACGGACTCCTCCCATTTCAAACTATTTGTACGCTTGCAGGATGTTTAAAGGTTCGATCTTCTAAACCTTGAACAAGACTATGATTATCACTACTATcttgttgataaatttcatcCAGTTCCATTACTTTGGTATGTTCGAGCCGAATGTGCGtctgaaaatttcactAACTTTTCACTcagaaatgaaaaaattttgaaaattaaAAGATGTGACGGTTTAGTAGAAAATGTACGGATTTATTTCAGTTGAACAGTCAATCAATctagcgatgagcttcatACCAATGCTGGTAATAATGATTGTTATTGGTATGGTATAGTACCAGTGTTCCCAATGGAAGTATCAGGTAGGTGAGCGGTAAATTAACTTATGATGGAAATTCCAAGgattgaatttgatggtGAAGATGCACATATCGATCTTGATGATCAGGGACAATGCATGCAATTCATACGAGACAAGGTGATACCAGGTTGTGTTGATGATTGTCAGGCATTGGAAGGTGAAATCATTATGTTCCGTAAGATCACAAAAAATGATAGTATTCAACAAACACTGGAGAAACTCGAGGCTGGTAAAACGCGGTTCGTTTGTGTGTATGCTTATGGTCCGCACATCCATAAACTACTTAGCGTTGTTGAgatattcaagaagattccATCAAGGAAAAGTGAATCGAAAGTCACTCTAAAACAATGGAATAAACTCAGTAGTTTTGTATCTGTGCAGCAAGGTCAAAACGAACTGCTAGAAAAACGTACAAGAGTGCCAATTCTCATTACAGTGATTGCGAAACCATCAGATCAAGAGCCCCTGGAATTGCCGTTGAAAGCCTTTACCAAGCAATGAATACGAGGTACGCTTTACTTTAGTGTTGGGATGCTTTGGGGACTGAGTGTGATCATTAATAAGGCGGTAGTTGCACGGTGAAAGCTACACGATGAAGGAATCGAGGACTGATTGAGAATGCCAGATGACTTCTTATCTTGTCAGGTGCAGTTTGACCAGGTTTAAAATTCCATTCTGTGACTAACTGGATGGTACCGGGGAGCTGAGTATAAGACCCTCTTTACCACGCCGATGCTATAATGATTAGAAGGCCACAAATTGGTAAGGAACCcacttcaaaagatctaGAGGACGTAGGTGCACTATCATTCCATTGATCACACGCATGATTCGCATTTCAAGCAAAAGGACCTTCAAAGATACATCTTGGAGTGTGTCCCAAAACTGATATACAAATAAGTTAGTTTCGATATCCCAGGAAGTATTTATCCACTGGGTGGTTACAAAGGTAGAGCAGATTGTCGTGCTCAAGAGTAGGTTGATTTTCTTACATAGATGTATCACtgaacaaggaaaaagCATGCATTTCATACACACTTCGCGTTCTATTATGGAGTTTACTCCAATCCAGTGAATTACCGCTTAATTTTATTTCCTAACGGTAAGTACATTCAATCTAGGCTTCGCTTTGAATCCTTAGACCACAAGGCATTTGCCAAAGTCTAGGGATCTTCGAAGAGGCCAAAAAGGAATCCGACAAAAACGTAAGAAGGCTGATCTGCTATCTAGCAAATCATGTCTTGCGTTCAGCGTTTCTCATAAGACTCAATGGGTTCCATTAATTGAGTTTTAGTAATCTTGgaagttgttgttgtagtt belongs to Torulaspora delbrueckii CBS 1146 chromosome 4, complete genome and includes:
- the RPP0 gene encoding 60S ribosomal protein uL10 (similar to Saccharomyces cerevisiae RPP0 (YLR340W); ancestral locus Anc_4.170), which codes for MGGVREKKAEYFAKLREYLEEYKSIFIVGVDNVASQQMHQVRKALRGRGVVLMGKNTMVRRAIRGFVSELPDYEKLLPFVKGNVGFVFTNESLKDIKEVIIENKVAAPARAGAVAPEDIWVTAMNTGMEPGKTSFFQALGVPTKIARGTIEIVSDVKVVEAGNRVGQSEASLLNLLNISPFTYGLKIVQVYDAGQIFPSSILDITDEELVSHFVSAVSTIASISLAIGYPTLPSVGHTLINNYKNLLAVAIASNYVYPEIEELVDRIENPDKYASAAPAAAAASAGEETKEEAAAEEDEESEDDDMGFGLFD
- the POP6 gene encoding ribonuclease P/MRP protein subunit POP6 (similar to Saccharomyces cerevisiae POP6 (YGR030C); ancestral locus Anc_4.169) encodes the protein MEIPRIEFDGEDAHIDLDDQGQCMQFIRDKVIPGCVDDCQALEGEIIMFRKITKNDSIQQTLEKLEAGKTRFVCVYAYGPHIHKLLSVVEIFKKIPSRKSESKVTLKQWNKLSSFVSVQQGQNELLEKRTRVPILITVIAKPSDQEPLELPLKAFTKQ